From a region of the Rhodococcus sp. 4CII genome:
- a CDS encoding hydroxymethylglutaryl-CoA lyase — protein MTAPAAGVVIREVGPRDGLQNEKPIPTAAKLELIDALAATGVGRIEVTSFVSPRAIPALADAEAVAAHLDRWPQVTFSALVAGLGGVRRAVAAGLTRLEYVVSASDGHSRANVGRSSEESIALIAPVAELVHQAGGQLEVIVAIAFDCPFDGPTPPERVAEIARRAVLSGADALSVADTVGTATPVRVGDVLTRVSDAVPGMDLGLHLHDTRGQGLANAWAAYTLGVRHFDASVGGLGGCPFAPGAGGNIATEELVYMFEDGGITTGIDLDETLAAARLAGKLLDTPLGSGLLRAGGRPVPATASD, from the coding sequence GTGACCGCACCCGCAGCCGGCGTCGTCATCCGCGAGGTCGGTCCCCGCGACGGACTGCAGAACGAGAAGCCGATTCCCACCGCCGCCAAACTCGAATTGATCGACGCACTCGCCGCGACCGGTGTGGGGCGAATCGAGGTCACGTCGTTCGTCTCGCCGCGGGCGATTCCGGCATTGGCCGACGCCGAAGCCGTCGCAGCCCACCTCGACCGCTGGCCGCAGGTGACGTTCTCGGCCCTGGTCGCCGGACTCGGCGGAGTTCGTCGAGCAGTCGCGGCCGGACTCACTCGCCTCGAGTATGTCGTGTCGGCATCCGACGGCCACAGCCGTGCCAATGTCGGTCGCAGCAGCGAGGAGTCGATCGCACTGATCGCACCCGTCGCCGAATTGGTCCACCAGGCCGGCGGCCAGCTCGAGGTGATCGTCGCGATCGCTTTCGACTGCCCGTTCGACGGGCCCACGCCGCCGGAGCGGGTGGCCGAGATCGCCCGCCGCGCGGTGCTTTCGGGGGCCGACGCGCTGTCGGTCGCAGACACCGTCGGCACCGCGACGCCCGTGCGGGTCGGCGACGTACTCACCCGGGTCAGCGACGCCGTACCCGGGATGGACCTCGGCCTGCACCTGCACGACACCCGCGGTCAGGGCCTGGCCAATGCCTGGGCTGCCTACACCCTGGGTGTCCGCCATTTCGACGCCTCGGTCGGCGGCCTCGGGGGCTGCCCCTTCGCGCCCGGCGCCGGCGGCAACATCGCCACCGAGGAACTGGTCTACATGTTCGAGGACGGCGGCATCACCACGGGCATCGACCTCGACGAGACCCTCGCAGCCGCCCGACTGGCCGGGAAACTGCTCGACACACCCCTGGGTAGTGGGCTGCTCAGGGCCGGCGGCCGACCGGTACCGGCGACTGCCTCCGATTGA
- a CDS encoding nuclear transport factor 2 family protein: protein MNDLADRFFAAVSRGDEATLTELYAPNALIWHNDDGQEQTVTENLRVLRWLSRTLDNMRYEDIRRHRLPDGFAQQHVLRATLPGHGPLEVPASLFVRVADERITRIDEYVDSAATRPLRALAAHPREH from the coding sequence ATGAACGACCTGGCCGATCGCTTCTTCGCCGCCGTCAGCCGCGGCGACGAGGCGACATTGACCGAACTGTACGCGCCGAATGCGCTCATCTGGCACAACGACGACGGGCAGGAGCAGACGGTGACCGAGAACCTGCGCGTGCTGCGCTGGCTCTCGCGCACCCTCGACAACATGCGCTACGAGGACATCCGCCGCCACCGGCTGCCGGACGGCTTCGCCCAGCAGCACGTCCTGCGCGCCACCCTCCCCGGCCACGGCCCGCTGGAGGTACCGGCAAGCCTGTTCGTCCGCGTGGCCGACGAGCGGATCACCCGCATCGACGAGTACGTCGACTCCGCCGCCACCCGGCCCCTGCGCGCACTGGCCGCCCACCCCCGGGAGCACTGA
- a CDS encoding acyl-CoA dehydrogenase family protein, translated as MTDTPSTVPLAELCTRMRSFVDEVVIPAEPVLANEDNDARTTLAHLRDSAKERGLWALGHPAEVGGGGVPFLDFVYLNEIIGRSEFGQLAVGSVSMQDTLMLREHGTEEQRRRWIPPLVAGEFLPSVGLTEPDAAGSDPTLIETRAELDGDTWVINGHKWFTTGVQDAGYCSVFARTEPDTSPRHERISAIIVPTDTPGFEIVRSIPTMGHNPSDHYEVRLTDVRVPAANLLGKRGKGFAVAQDRLGPGRIFHCMRWLGQAQRAYELMCARANTRFAHGSLLAEKGEVHRYIAESAAQIHAARLMTLDAARAMDAGEDARVRIGLVKFWGARMLHDVVDRAIQIHGALGLTADTPLERMYRQARYARIYDGPDEVHRMSTARRLLRDPGAAPWR; from the coding sequence ATGACCGACACCCCATCAACTGTCCCGCTGGCCGAATTGTGCACGCGGATGCGCTCGTTCGTCGACGAGGTGGTCATCCCTGCCGAGCCGGTCCTGGCGAACGAGGACAACGACGCCCGCACGACCCTCGCGCACCTGCGGGACAGTGCCAAGGAACGCGGCTTGTGGGCGCTCGGGCACCCCGCCGAGGTCGGCGGCGGGGGCGTCCCGTTCCTCGATTTCGTCTACCTCAACGAGATCATCGGGCGCTCGGAATTCGGCCAATTGGCGGTCGGTTCGGTGTCCATGCAGGACACCCTGATGCTGCGCGAACACGGCACCGAGGAGCAGCGGCGGCGGTGGATCCCGCCGCTGGTCGCCGGGGAGTTCCTGCCGTCCGTCGGTTTGACCGAACCCGACGCGGCGGGCTCCGATCCCACCCTCATCGAGACCCGCGCCGAACTCGATGGTGATACCTGGGTCATCAACGGTCACAAGTGGTTCACCACCGGAGTGCAGGATGCCGGATACTGTTCGGTCTTCGCCCGCACCGAACCCGACACCAGCCCGCGGCACGAGCGCATCAGCGCGATCATCGTGCCGACCGACACGCCCGGATTCGAGATCGTCCGCTCCATCCCCACGATGGGCCACAACCCGAGCGACCACTACGAGGTTCGGCTCACCGACGTGCGGGTTCCGGCCGCCAACCTCCTCGGTAAGCGCGGCAAGGGTTTCGCCGTCGCCCAGGACCGGCTCGGGCCTGGTCGGATCTTCCACTGCATGCGGTGGCTCGGGCAGGCTCAACGTGCCTACGAGCTGATGTGCGCCCGCGCGAACACCCGCTTCGCCCACGGTTCCCTGCTCGCCGAGAAGGGTGAGGTGCACCGCTACATCGCCGAATCCGCCGCCCAGATTCACGCCGCCCGGTTGATGACTCTCGACGCCGCCCGCGCGATGGATGCCGGCGAGGACGCCCGCGTACGCATCGGGCTGGTGAAATTCTGGGGCGCCCGCATGCTCCACGACGTCGTCGACCGCGCCATCCAGATCCATGGCGCCCTCGGCCTGACCGCCGATACTCCCCTCGAGCGCATGTACCGGCAGGCGCGGTACGCGCGAATCTACGACGGTCCCGACGAAGTGCACCGCATGTCCACGGCCCGCCGTCTGCTGCGCGATCCCGGGGCCGCACCATGGCGATGA
- a CDS encoding phosphotransferase family protein — MTHVPSTLQDGIRAVLNSVCGTVVTVGEPRQLTGGASRQVWAFDAEGPDGRPLPVVLRRDPPGHGDAARMRAEAACLRAAAAAGVPVPTVLASGDSAPGIDAPYLLMNKVEGESFPRTLQRDPAFEAVRGHLAEDMGYVLGLIHRTPLDTLGMLDATDPVDAIEVLYRDLNDPRPAVEVGLRWLREHRPPQRPNTLVHGDFRIGNLLVDGTGIRGVLDWELAHLGDPVEDLGWLCVRAWRFGASAPVAGIGTRDQLLDGYERVTGFRPSASELHWWETFGTLRWLVLSRFQAERHLGGAEKSLELAAIGRRVCESEYDLLDILGLLDDSVALPPPAPPGPTVHDRPRVPEILDLVAETLVDDIGPALAGTQERQRYLLRICVNLLRTAGRELDDGPGTDSLLGDALRAVGCDSEAELTARLREGALPYRDDDVLRAVSIAVSARLRVASPRHLNK; from the coding sequence ATGACCCACGTCCCCAGCACCCTCCAGGACGGCATCCGCGCCGTGTTGAATTCCGTCTGCGGCACCGTGGTCACGGTCGGGGAACCCCGGCAACTGACCGGCGGCGCGAGCAGGCAGGTGTGGGCGTTCGACGCCGAGGGCCCGGACGGGCGACCCCTGCCCGTCGTGCTGCGCCGTGACCCGCCCGGCCACGGTGACGCCGCCCGGATGCGGGCTGAGGCGGCGTGTCTGCGCGCAGCAGCCGCGGCCGGGGTGCCGGTGCCCACCGTCCTAGCGTCGGGCGACTCCGCCCCCGGCATCGACGCCCCTTACCTGCTCATGAACAAGGTCGAGGGAGAATCGTTTCCCCGGACACTGCAGCGGGACCCGGCCTTCGAGGCGGTGCGCGGCCACCTCGCCGAGGACATGGGCTACGTGCTCGGCCTGATCCACCGCACTCCCCTGGACACCCTCGGCATGCTCGACGCCACCGATCCGGTGGACGCGATCGAGGTGCTCTACCGCGACCTGAACGACCCCCGGCCGGCGGTCGAGGTGGGGCTGCGGTGGCTGCGCGAACACCGCCCTCCGCAGCGCCCGAACACCCTGGTGCACGGCGACTTCCGGATCGGCAATCTCCTCGTCGACGGCACCGGCATCCGCGGGGTGCTCGACTGGGAACTCGCCCACCTCGGCGACCCCGTCGAGGACCTGGGCTGGCTGTGCGTGCGGGCGTGGCGATTCGGCGCGTCCGCCCCGGTCGCCGGCATCGGGACCCGCGACCAGCTTCTCGACGGCTACGAGCGGGTCACCGGGTTCCGGCCGTCGGCGTCCGAACTTCACTGGTGGGAGACGTTCGGGACCCTGAGATGGTTGGTACTGAGCAGGTTTCAAGCCGAACGCCACCTCGGTGGCGCGGAGAAGTCCCTCGAGCTGGCGGCGATCGGCCGCCGGGTCTGCGAATCCGAGTACGACCTGCTCGACATCCTGGGCCTGCTCGACGACTCCGTGGCCTTGCCGCCACCTGCCCCGCCGGGGCCCACCGTGCACGACCGGCCGCGCGTCCCCGAAATCCTCGACCTCGTCGCCGAGACACTGGTCGACGACATCGGTCCTGCCCTGGCGGGCACCCAGGAGCGGCAGCGTTACCTCCTGCGGATCTGCGTCAACCTGCTGCGCACCGCCGGACGCGAACTCGACGACGGCCCCGGCACCGATTCTCTGCTCGGTGACGCGCTCCGTGCGGTCGGTTGCGACTCCGAGGCGGAGCTGACGGCACGGCTGCGCGAGGGCGCACTCCCCTACCGCGACGACGACGTGCTCCGCGCGGTGTCGATCGCCGTGTCTGCCCGCCTGCGTGTGGCAAGTCCTCGTCATCTGAACAAATAA
- a CDS encoding branched-chain amino acid ABC transporter permease: MRIVELLRQPRAELDPPRWLARSTVALVILMAAVAPLMSAPYVNFDRSMVLVYVVVGLGLNLLTGNTGQISLGHGFFFAVGAYLSAVLVENHDVPYLLLFPVAFVVCYLIGYLFGLPALRLHGLQLALATLGLALVTPAVIKRFEHVTDGQAGINIAGAEPPAFTGLERDQWVYYLCLVVASLAYLVVRRLATGRIGRSLIGIRDYEAVATTLGVPATRTKTTVFALSAALAGVGGVLYSFVVQYVGPEAFGLPLAIAFITMIVIGGLGTVPGVVFGAFFVQYVPQWTAEINQSAAGMTYGAALIVFIFVLPYGVISLVRWALGPLVSRIPGTRRDIRRATRAGEDPRELVVSR; this comes from the coding sequence ATGAGAATCGTCGAACTGCTGCGTCAGCCCCGTGCCGAACTCGACCCACCGCGGTGGCTGGCGAGGTCAACGGTCGCATTGGTAATCCTCATGGCCGCGGTGGCGCCGTTGATGTCGGCGCCGTACGTCAACTTCGACCGCTCGATGGTGCTGGTGTACGTGGTGGTCGGGTTGGGACTGAACCTGCTGACCGGCAACACCGGTCAGATATCACTCGGTCACGGCTTCTTCTTCGCAGTCGGTGCCTATCTGAGCGCCGTGCTGGTCGAGAACCACGACGTGCCGTATCTCCTGTTGTTCCCGGTCGCGTTCGTGGTCTGCTATCTGATCGGGTACCTCTTCGGTCTCCCGGCGCTGCGCCTGCACGGACTCCAATTGGCGCTCGCCACATTGGGTCTGGCGCTGGTCACCCCCGCGGTGATCAAACGGTTCGAACACGTCACCGACGGGCAGGCCGGAATCAACATCGCCGGCGCCGAGCCGCCGGCGTTCACCGGGCTCGAGCGTGACCAGTGGGTGTACTACCTGTGCCTGGTGGTGGCGTCGCTCGCCTACCTCGTGGTGCGCCGGCTCGCCACCGGCAGGATCGGGCGGTCGCTGATCGGAATCCGGGACTACGAAGCCGTCGCCACCACGCTCGGTGTCCCGGCCACCCGCACGAAAACGACGGTGTTCGCGCTCAGCGCGGCCCTCGCCGGGGTGGGTGGCGTGCTCTACAGCTTCGTGGTCCAGTACGTCGGCCCCGAGGCGTTCGGCCTCCCGTTGGCGATCGCGTTCATCACCATGATCGTGATCGGTGGGCTCGGCACCGTTCCGGGTGTCGTGTTCGGGGCGTTCTTTGTGCAGTACGTGCCGCAGTGGACAGCGGAGATCAACCAGTCGGCGGCGGGAATGACGTACGGAGCGGCGCTGATCGTTTTCATCTTCGTGCTCCCGTACGGGGTGATCAGCCTCGTGAGGTGGGCACTGGGACCACTGGTGAGCAGGATTCCGGGGACGCGCCGCGACATCCGGCGGGCGACACGGGCGGGCGAGGATCCCAGGGAGCTGGTCGTCTCCCGCTGA
- a CDS encoding branched-chain amino acid ABC transporter permease, whose amino-acid sequence MDVFLQQLADGLMWGALYGAFALSIVLVYRASGIVNFAQGEMAMFSAFFAWQFHQWGAPLYLAVLGAMVVAFLGGAAAERVLIRPLASAPNHMPLVIITLGLMLVLNSAAGWIWGVQSKEFPSMVSGPVLTLGLVAISQQSLFVVAAVTVVAALLFILFQRTRIGLAMRAAAANPDSAQLIGVPIGRMLMIGWGLAAAIGALAASLAAPQLFLQPNMLAASLIYAFAAAVLGGLDSPVGALVGGLCVGVAENLAGTYISWIGHDFKQAVALALILGVLLLKPEGLFGARKVARV is encoded by the coding sequence ATGGACGTATTCCTACAACAACTGGCGGACGGGCTCATGTGGGGTGCGCTGTACGGCGCCTTCGCGCTGAGCATCGTCCTCGTCTACCGGGCCTCCGGAATCGTGAACTTCGCTCAGGGCGAGATGGCGATGTTCTCGGCGTTCTTCGCGTGGCAGTTCCACCAGTGGGGTGCGCCCCTGTATCTCGCCGTCCTCGGCGCGATGGTGGTGGCCTTCCTCGGCGGCGCGGCAGCCGAGCGGGTTCTCATCCGGCCGCTGGCGTCCGCACCGAACCACATGCCGCTGGTGATCATCACCCTCGGCTTGATGCTGGTGCTCAACAGTGCCGCCGGGTGGATCTGGGGCGTGCAGAGCAAGGAGTTCCCGTCGATGGTCTCCGGGCCGGTGCTCACCCTCGGCCTGGTCGCGATCTCCCAGCAGTCGCTGTTCGTCGTCGCTGCCGTCACCGTGGTCGCGGCGCTGCTGTTCATTCTGTTCCAGCGGACCAGGATCGGCCTGGCCATGCGGGCGGCGGCCGCCAATCCGGACTCGGCGCAACTGATCGGCGTTCCTATCGGCCGGATGCTGATGATCGGCTGGGGACTGGCTGCGGCGATCGGGGCCCTCGCCGCCTCACTCGCGGCGCCGCAACTGTTCCTGCAACCCAACATGCTCGCCGCCTCGCTGATCTACGCGTTCGCGGCCGCGGTCCTCGGTGGGCTCGACAGCCCGGTGGGTGCACTCGTCGGAGGGTTGTGCGTGGGTGTCGCGGAAAACCTTGCCGGCACCTACATCTCGTGGATCGGTCACGATTTCAAGCAGGCTGTGGCGTTGGCCCTGATCCTCGGGGTTCTGCTCCTCAAACCCGAGGGTCTGTTCGGCGCACGGAAGGTGGCCCGCGTATGA
- a CDS encoding ABC transporter ATP-binding protein, translating into MNLLTVENLHARYGSAEVLHGIDFEVPAGEVTVVLGANGAGKTTILRSICQLVRTSGQIVFDGRDITGMRTDRIARLGVAHVPQGRGTFADLTVEENLRVGGYTTTAATTARAIERWFDFFPRLRERRRQQAGGLSGGEQQMLAIARALVAGPRLLLLDEPSLGLAPRITQEVFRALDKISGETETTILVVEQNAHLALDIGTSAVLVDAGRVVAQRPAAGLAHDESVRRAYLGY; encoded by the coding sequence ATGAACCTGCTCACCGTCGAGAACCTGCACGCCCGCTACGGGAGCGCGGAAGTGTTGCACGGCATCGACTTCGAGGTGCCGGCGGGGGAGGTCACCGTGGTCCTCGGCGCGAACGGCGCCGGGAAGACGACCATCCTGCGATCCATCTGCCAGTTGGTCCGCACCAGTGGGCAGATCGTCTTCGACGGCCGCGACATCACCGGCATGCGCACGGATCGGATCGCCCGGCTCGGCGTGGCCCACGTCCCTCAGGGGCGCGGCACGTTCGCAGACCTGACCGTGGAGGAGAACCTCCGCGTCGGGGGATACACGACCACGGCCGCGACCACCGCCCGCGCGATCGAACGCTGGTTCGACTTCTTTCCGCGGTTGCGGGAACGACGCCGGCAACAGGCGGGTGGGCTCAGCGGCGGAGAACAGCAGATGCTTGCGATCGCCCGCGCGCTGGTGGCCGGGCCGCGCCTGCTGCTGCTCGACGAGCCGTCCCTCGGCCTGGCGCCGCGCATCACCCAGGAAGTGTTCCGCGCGCTCGACAAGATCAGCGGGGAGACGGAGACCACGATCCTCGTCGTGGAACAGAACGCGCACCTGGCCCTGGACATCGGCACGTCCGCGGTCCTCGTCGACGCCGGCCGCGTCGTCGCCCAACGCCCCGCCGCCGGATTGGCGCACGACGAGTCGGTGCGACGCGCCTACCTCGGCTACTGA
- a CDS encoding ABC transporter ATP-binding protein has protein sequence MTAGQPGAALTVRDVRLRFGGVVALDGPSFTLEPGRIVGLIGPNGAGKTTLFNCISRLYLPDSGKITFGDTDLLALSADAIADAGIARTFQNIGLFPTISVLDNILTGAYARTRAGFLATALGFPRTRREERGERDEAWQLLESMNLAHVAREPVGNLPYGTLKRVELARALMQRPRLLMLDEPANGLIHEEVLELAETVRRLRDERGFSVLLVEHHMAMVMSISDRVVVLNFGQKVTEGEPTEVAAHPEVVEAYLGGAA, from the coding sequence ATGACGGCGGGACAGCCTGGCGCGGCGCTGACGGTGCGCGACGTCCGGCTGCGGTTCGGTGGAGTCGTCGCCCTCGACGGGCCGTCGTTCACCCTCGAGCCGGGCCGGATCGTCGGGCTGATCGGTCCGAACGGCGCCGGGAAGACGACCTTGTTCAACTGCATCAGCAGGCTCTACCTACCGGATTCGGGAAAGATCACCTTCGGGGACACCGACCTGCTTGCGCTGTCGGCGGACGCGATCGCGGATGCCGGCATCGCCCGCACCTTCCAGAACATCGGATTGTTTCCGACGATCTCGGTGCTCGACAACATCCTCACCGGCGCCTACGCGCGGACCCGGGCGGGTTTCCTGGCCACCGCGCTGGGATTTCCGCGCACCCGGCGGGAGGAACGCGGCGAACGCGACGAGGCATGGCAGCTGCTCGAATCGATGAATCTGGCGCACGTCGCCCGCGAACCGGTCGGCAACCTGCCCTACGGCACACTCAAACGCGTCGAACTGGCGCGGGCGCTGATGCAGCGACCGCGGCTGCTGATGCTCGACGAACCGGCCAACGGCCTGATCCACGAGGAGGTTCTCGAACTCGCGGAGACGGTCCGCCGGCTCCGCGACGAACGGGGATTCTCGGTGCTGCTCGTCGAGCACCACATGGCCATGGTGATGTCGATCTCCGACCGGGTGGTGGTGCTGAACTTCGGGCAGAAGGTGACCGAGGGCGAACCGACCGAGGTCGCCGCCCACCCCGAGGTCGTCGAGGCGTACCTGGGCGGTGCGGCATGA
- a CDS encoding ABC transporter substrate-binding protein, which yields MNRILAVGVTALCATAALTACSGRDTATAAGDCDPGITDSEIHFGTSLVQSIAGPQATAASALFDDINAAGGVAMGDGKSRKIIYTALDDGYDPARTVSNVRSLVEHQQVFAIHNLIGTASTLAVADYLTQKNVPLVFPMTGTDDLLATLDARPVVAGAVNPQTGWEVGERAKQILRDHPQARIAVLYSNDSLGNGSLDALKSALAGSGTQIVAQQSYEQTTPSVDSQVVNLANSGADVFVNFATASFVTQSLKKAHELSWKPETYIYSGATDTNFVLAPAGPDAAEGIHSFYWIYDVSSTDHDQLPGVQKWRAFAERHAGALESTDTIAATGYNTAQLLVAALEQMKGCTRADLLDAVQNLHGVTTDLSIDGVTFDTGAEYPYAITSMAPMTFRDGSWHYDAVVTRSAER from the coding sequence GTGAACCGTATCCTCGCCGTGGGCGTGACCGCCCTGTGCGCCACCGCGGCGCTGACCGCATGTTCGGGCCGCGACACCGCGACCGCCGCAGGCGACTGCGACCCCGGGATCACCGACAGCGAGATCCACTTCGGCACCAGCCTGGTGCAGTCGATCGCCGGACCTCAGGCGACCGCGGCATCCGCCCTGTTCGACGACATCAACGCCGCGGGCGGTGTGGCCATGGGCGATGGCAAGTCCCGCAAGATCATCTACACGGCCCTCGACGACGGATACGATCCGGCGCGCACCGTCAGCAACGTCCGGTCGCTGGTCGAACACCAGCAGGTGTTCGCGATCCACAACCTGATCGGCACTGCCTCGACCCTCGCCGTCGCCGATTACCTCACGCAGAAGAACGTCCCGCTCGTGTTCCCCATGACCGGCACCGACGACCTCCTCGCCACGCTCGACGCACGGCCCGTCGTGGCCGGCGCGGTCAATCCCCAGACCGGCTGGGAGGTCGGCGAACGGGCGAAGCAGATCCTGCGCGATCATCCGCAGGCGAGGATCGCGGTGCTGTATTCCAATGACAGCCTGGGCAACGGCAGCCTCGACGCCCTGAAGTCCGCCCTGGCAGGCAGCGGCACGCAGATCGTCGCGCAGCAATCCTACGAACAGACCACACCGTCGGTGGATTCCCAGGTGGTCAACCTCGCGAACTCCGGCGCCGACGTATTCGTCAACTTCGCCACCGCAAGTTTCGTGACTCAATCGTTGAAGAAGGCGCACGAGCTGAGCTGGAAACCGGAGACATACATCTACTCCGGCGCCACCGACACCAACTTCGTCCTCGCACCCGCCGGTCCCGACGCCGCCGAGGGCATCCATTCCTTCTACTGGATCTACGACGTGAGCAGCACCGACCACGACCAGCTCCCGGGTGTGCAGAAGTGGCGGGCGTTCGCCGAACGGCACGCCGGTGCGCTGGAGTCCACCGACACCATTGCCGCGACCGGGTACAACACCGCTCAGCTGCTGGTCGCCGCCCTGGAACAGATGAAGGGATGCACCCGCGCCGACCTGCTCGACGCCGTCCAGAATCTGCACGGGGTCACCACCGATCTGTCCATCGACGGCGTCACCTTCGACACCGGCGCGGAGTACCCGTACGCGATCACGTCGATGGCCCCGATGACGTTCCGCGACGGTAGCTGGCACTACGACGCTGTGGTGACGCGCAGCGCCGAACGATGA
- a CDS encoding long-chain-fatty-acid--CoA ligase, with protein sequence MLVSDIVEYGARKHPHRIALRFEDETVSYAELRDRSRRLAGALLGVAAPGDRVAILSANCTEYFECYYGVPMAGMALTILNFRLHPDQIATLIEHSGATVLIVAAEFAPVVEQIRDQIPSVHTVVSIGATTGKIGWDEFVGTGPADPPSVRPTPDDIAWLVYTSGTTGTPKGVMISHRNLVSGVTSSALHWALPEDTVFLFCFPLCHVGGYVTLLNHLMGSTVGILRTYDNATFLRLVERWQVTQTGLAPTMINFLLQDPTLEEHDLSTLQAIGYGSSAIPAQVLRQGLERLGCDFYQGMGMTELAGNVLHLDYEAHRRAAGGESALLAAAGKPMRLTDIRIVDDTMQDVATGEVGEMVVRGDQVMAGYWQDPDATAAAFTDGWFHTGDLVRRDDEGFVYIVDRKKDLIISGGENVASLTVEQALYRHPAVAEAAAIGVEDDTWGELVCAVVVLRDGACATADDIIATCREQLGGFQVPRRVVFVDTLPKNVTGKILKRDLRDRFSRATV encoded by the coding sequence ATGCTGGTCAGCGACATCGTCGAGTACGGCGCGCGCAAGCATCCCCATCGGATCGCGCTGCGGTTCGAGGACGAGACGGTCAGCTACGCCGAGCTGCGTGATCGCAGCCGGCGGCTGGCGGGCGCTCTCCTCGGTGTCGCCGCGCCCGGCGACCGGGTGGCGATCCTGTCCGCCAACTGCACCGAGTACTTCGAGTGCTACTACGGTGTGCCGATGGCTGGGATGGCGCTGACCATCCTCAACTTCCGGCTGCACCCCGACCAGATCGCGACTCTGATCGAACATTCCGGCGCGACGGTGCTGATCGTGGCGGCCGAGTTCGCGCCCGTGGTCGAGCAGATCCGGGACCAGATCCCGTCGGTGCACACCGTGGTCTCGATCGGCGCGACCACGGGAAAGATCGGCTGGGATGAGTTCGTCGGTACCGGGCCCGCGGACCCGCCGTCGGTGCGTCCGACGCCGGACGACATCGCGTGGCTGGTCTACACCAGCGGCACCACCGGCACTCCGAAAGGTGTGATGATCAGCCACCGCAACCTCGTCAGCGGTGTCACCTCCTCCGCGCTGCACTGGGCGTTGCCGGAGGACACGGTGTTCCTGTTCTGCTTCCCGCTCTGCCATGTCGGTGGGTACGTCACGCTGCTCAACCACCTGATGGGCAGCACCGTCGGCATTCTGCGGACCTACGACAATGCCACGTTCCTGCGTCTGGTGGAGCGGTGGCAGGTCACGCAGACCGGACTGGCACCCACCATGATCAACTTCCTTCTCCAGGATCCCACGCTCGAGGAGCACGACCTCAGCACCCTGCAGGCGATCGGATACGGCTCGTCGGCGATTCCGGCGCAGGTGCTGCGTCAGGGACTCGAACGCCTCGGCTGCGATTTCTACCAGGGCATGGGCATGACGGAACTGGCCGGCAACGTGCTTCATCTCGACTACGAGGCACACAGGCGGGCCGCCGGTGGTGAGAGTGCGCTGCTCGCCGCGGCCGGTAAACCTATGCGGCTGACGGATATCCGCATCGTCGACGACACCATGCAGGACGTGGCGACCGGCGAGGTCGGGGAGATGGTGGTCCGCGGCGACCAGGTGATGGCCGGCTACTGGCAGGATCCGGACGCGACGGCCGCCGCGTTCACCGACGGCTGGTTCCACACCGGCGACCTGGTGCGCCGCGACGACGAGGGATTCGTCTACATCGTCGACCGAAAGAAGGATCTGATCATCAGCGGCGGCGAGAACGTCGCATCCCTGACCGTCGAGCAGGCTCTGTACCGGCATCCCGCGGTGGCCGAGGCCGCGGCCATCGGCGTCGAGGACGACACCTGGGGCGAACTGGTCTGCGCGGTCGTCGTTCTTCGCGACGGCGCCTGCGCCACCGCCGACGACATCATCGCCACCTGCCGGGAACAGCTCGGTGGATTCCAGGTGCCCCGGCGGGTCGTCTTCGTCGACACCCTCCCCAAGAACGTCACCGGCAAGATTCTCAAACGCGATCTGCGCGATCGGTTCTCCCGCGCGACCGTCTGA